The DNA region GTCATttgatttaacattaatacatTTTCGTTACTTAAttcgtttattatttctctcaggaaaaaaaaaacacattaaattaaatatttaatttatgtaattatatgtagtaattcaaaatataaaattacactaGTTTCAGTCGCCTTACATCTAAAaggtaataataatgtatagtCCAGAAATACCGGAAAAAACTTCATAATAcacaaaactgaaataaatggCTGAAGCTTAATTGTACTAAAGTTTATGGTAGTATTgtcgttaaaaattaacattcgtGTGTTAGGTTTGTGTTATAGATTTTATGTGCCATTGTTTGGCCACATTTGATCCTGTTATGTACAAACCCACTTTCaggaaaagtaataaattaataattaatgatgttTCCAGGTTCAGATCCGGATAAACTAATCAAATGCGgccaaaatatgttttttataaataaatataaattattttacaagatACCGCATAAAACTTGTATCACCGACCATTTACAATATGGTACCAACAAGTACATAAATATGCACAATCTCCCTCGATCATTGCgacatcattttataattggaaATTGTGATGCAGCGCGTGCGGATGTGAGTAATGTCCTGAGTGTGTGGATCTTGGCACCGTTCTCTGGGAGAACTGCGAATACGTGTCGTCCTGTCCCGGATGCATCAACATCACCGGATGCAAATTCAATGACTTCCTCGAACCGGCGACGCTGGCCGAGTCGCTCACGAAGGCGCTGTTCATTTCACCTGAAACAACACCGATTAGTAATGGACAATAATTGGGTCGGAGGTGAGTCACCTTTGAATAAGCTGGCCGGTGCGTAATGGGGATCGGGTTGCAGACGGACGTGTCTGGTGGCCAGGATGAAGGCGAGGGTGGACAGGATGACGGCGTCCAGGCAGCCTATGGCGGCCAACAAGTAGGCCCATCGGATGCCGCACGTGCCCAACGTGTACTTGTCCGATTGGTTGCACACTCGCTTCACGCTCTCGTCCGACCATCCGGCTGGGAAGCAGGAGCAGCCGATTATCATGCAGACAGCTGGAAAAGTTACGATTTAATCAATGAGTTGTTCAGCTTAGGAGGGAAGAAGACTGATAAAGTCTTGGGTAAGATATTTAcgaaattattgtatatgtcTCTTTGCAGATCAAACATTTAATGAGGGGAATAAAGAAACAatacatgtttttatatttgaaataggCATATGATTATCTTAATTCTTAGACTCttcacaacaatttaaaacctCTTGCTAGGTTAATGAACTGCTGACTGGAGTAATATCAAGTGGTGCTTCAGCTTAAGTTGCTTCAAGGATCATCATACTCATAGTGCCAATTGGTGCTACAAGAAAATCATCATgagaatgttttatttaactgcTATTGCACCAAAGTGACTTGTTTATTAATGCAAATTTTTGTACTTGTAGGTCTATTATTTGAAGGACGAGGTTGTGCATCTGATATTTGAACActttacaacaatttaaagCCTCTGGCTGGCTTTTGATTATCGCAGACACACGAATTGGTCAACTTTAGAGGCTATATATTGGCAATGGTTGATGAACAACTAACCTGAGTATTGTCAGGTGGTGCATTTGATGGTATTGACAGAAACTGATACTGGAAACATGGTAATGCTTCTAATATGTTTGCTAAGAAGTCAATAACATCTATCttagatatttttcaaaagccTGTTTTTGGGtaagatatttacaaaattattgtgtatgtccaaaaatttaatcccTTTGCAGATCAAACATTTAATGAAGGACCCTAATGAACAACACTTATCAATGGGAATACTGCCCTAAGACAAACCATCATCAAATTCACCATCAGACAACCTATAAAAATGGCCAAAGTCACTGGCTTTGGAATAACCTTCACTTTGGTAACATTTTCACTCTTCCACattgaatttttctatattgcTGAACGGTTGAAAATGGTCATCATTTTCGAAATGggttgtaatttgtaataattgcaTGGCATTTGCTTCAATGAATTTCACACCTGTATTGATGTCAGTAAACGCCAAAGAAGTATTTAACACCTTTGTATTCATATTTCTATTAGCTAACCCAAAAACACAATTGGTGCTTCAAGAAAAtggtatgaaaatattttatttaactacacTTGTACGGAGCAAAGTATGTATTGAACAAGTATTTTGTTtaacaatacatatttttgtatttgtagaAGAATAGACACATGAGCATATTAATTGTTAGGCACTTCACAACAATTTAAAGCCTCTTGCTAGGTTAATGAACTGACCGGAGTATTATCAGGTGGTGCTTCGCTTACGTTGCTTCTAGGATCACCATACTCATAATGGAGATCGACTCTTATGGAGTTTATGCTTTggtaagaaattttgaaacattattgTAAACTCCacaacatttaatttctttgcaaatgaaatattcaatgaaaaaaataacgtGTAACAGAAAAGGGGAGCCATTGGTTGTTGGTGAAACCTAATCAACAACACTGATCACTGGGAATATTGTTCCAGGTCATATCATTGCAAAATTCACCATACGAAAATCAAGTGCCAAAGTGGCCTTTTGCTAACggtaacatttttaatctttcctattaatttgtacatttaaatGGTTGAAAATGTCAACATTTCGAATTCGAAGGAAAATATCTCCTGaatgcaatttgtaataattgcaTGGCATTTGTTTCTATGAATTCCACACCTGTAATGATGCCAATTAACGCCAAAGAGGTGTTTAAtacgtttatatttatatttatattacataactAAAAAACAGTTGGTGCTACAAGGACATATCatgagaattttttatttaactgttgTTGCACCAAAGTGACTTGTTTATTAATGCAAATTTTTGCATTTGTAGATCGATTATTTGCAGAAGGAAGTTGTGCATCTGATACTTGGGCActttacaacaatttaaaacctCTGGCTGACTTTTGCTTAAGGCAGACACACGAATTGCTCAACTTCAAAGTCTATATATTGCTAGTGGTTGATGAACAACTAACCTGAGTATTGTCAGGTGGTGCTTTTGATGGTGTCAATAGAAATAATTGGGAACATGGTAATGCATCTAATATGTTTGGTAAGAAGTCAATACCATCTATCTtagatatatttgaaaagtttataaaacaacCAGTAGTCCTCTAATTCAAGGCaagaaacaataatatatacaaagatatttattgaaaaaatagtgCACTAATTATTCATTCGCtcatttccaattaaattttaaaaccacaGTTGTGGTTGATCAAATTAACAGATCTATagttagaaaataattgatacaATTAAAAGAGATTTCCAACTCAAAtacatattgattaaataaacgtTGAAATAGTATTGGTAACATGTGGCAAATTAGAATACAGTTCTCTGAGTACACTCATGATAACTGCATccgtttacttttatttaatgactggTCACTTATGCACAATACTGTgtgcatttaatttttcaacgtttcataataatttacggTATTGTTCAGTTTGTCCCAGATGGGAACGAGAACTATTA from Aethina tumida isolate Nest 87 chromosome 1, icAetTumi1.1, whole genome shotgun sequence includes:
- the LOC109607391 gene encoding LHFPL tetraspan subfamily member 3 protein, encoding MGSKIEYVDSSQIYATSYVRNSKAIGVLWAIFTICYAIISVVSFVTPEWIGDVSGDTPGKFGLWSSCYADETGEQCKGRLDDFFGIPSIAFKAATVFIGLAVVTALLTICAMLLFFFCHSTTVYHVCAWMQLLSAVCMIIGCSCFPAGWSDESVKRVCNQSDKYTLGTCGIRWAYLLAAIGCLDAVILSTLAFILATRHVRLQPDPHYAPASLFKGEMNSAFVSDSASVAGSRKSLNLHPVMLMHPGQDDTYSQFSQRTVPRSTHSGHYSHPHALHHNFQL